From the genome of Vicia villosa cultivar HV-30 ecotype Madison, WI linkage group LG2, Vvil1.0, whole genome shotgun sequence, one region includes:
- the LOC131651129 gene encoding cyclin-D3-2-like, with product MDFEPEFPIPTRKEMEAITKYLAVESDFIAAENVFTTGRHTLLRKHAVSIIAKLSKSMVPDAFIPYLAMNYFDRFVSRHKMIMKDVEGLTATVKVHLIAIACLTLSAKMRTAYFSVNQLLEKLLSDLRVSIGYLKVMRMELMILDELQWKMRSVTAFCFLNYYNAYFKRFCSFKRRCINEIIVQAQGEVTFVHYLPSHIALSAFLAAAKIAYPSKFKEIVQHIESKIGLQRRVKECVKKMVDLCVRLNIEIEAPGSEICSASRKVVTGSEEEAKEAGISNIKEIQQSSGGGAVVVDSSEEREETPLLRRRCDTGKTETSHLQKDVEELSDKTDVAAKEIEAEKRRLIKGKTVDVTETCDDDRARVEAIIQRAVEKGAKAQAQPRMEGYISDIIELADQPKRPMNFELKWPIDVPSLELEEEIEDARLQESTIISLKIPGTRRNKTEGMGLEGNWSFATKPFDGVGGPELQNTI from the exons ATGGATTTCGAACCAGAATTTCCCATTCCAACTAGGAAGGAAATGGAAGCCATAACAAAATACCTCGCCGTCGAATCAGATTTCATAGCCGCAGAAAACGTTTTCACAACCGGTCGCCACACTCTTCTTCGCAAGCATGCCGTTTCAATTATCGCTAAG CTCTCGAAGAGTATGGTTCctgatgcatttattccatatcTTGCTATGAACTATTTCGATCGTTTCGTTTCCAGACATAAAATGATCATGAAG GATGTCGAAGGTCTTACGGCTACTGTAAAAGTTCACTTGATTGCAATCGCTTGTCTCACCTTATCTGCCAAGATGAGGACAGCATACTTCTCAGTTAATCAGCTTCTGGAAAAACTATTA TCGGACTTGAGAGTGAGTATAGGTTATCTGAAGGTAATGAGAATGGAGCTTATGATTCTTGATGAACTTCAATGGAAGATGCGATCTGTGACTGCTTTCTGCTTTCTGAACTACTATAATGCTTACTTCAAACGATTCTGTAGTTTTAAACGTCGTTGCATTAATGAGATCATAGTTCAAGCTCAAGGAG AGGTCACCTTCGTTCACTACTTGCCTTCTCACATTGCATTGTCTGCTTTTCTGGCTGCTGCCAAAATTGCATATCCTTCAAAGTTTAAGGAAATTGTACAACACATTGAGAGCAAAATTGGCCTTCAA AGGCGTGTGAAGGAATGTGTGAAGAAGATGGTTGATCTTTGCGTTAGATTGAACATTGAGATAGAGGCCCCCGGATCAGAAATTTGCTCCGCTTCAAGGAAAGTTGTGACGGGATCTGAAGAGGAAGCCAAAGAAGCTGGGATATCAAATATAAAGGAAATCCAACAAAGCAGCGGTGGGGGTGCAGTTGTGGTGGATTCATCTGAAGAGCGAGAGGAGACTCCGTTACTCAGGCGAAGATGTGACACGGGAAAGACAGAGACTTCTCATTTGCAGAAGGACGTGGAGGAGTTATCTGATAAAACAGATGTGGCAGCAAAAGAGATTGAAGCGGAAAAGCGAAGATTGATCAAGGGCAAAACAGTGGATGTGACTGAAACATGTGATGATGATAGAGCCAGGGTTGAGGCTATAATTCAACGAGCAGTGGAAAAGGGTGCGAAGGCACAGGCACAACCACGGATGGAGGGATATATATCAGATATTATAGAGCTTGCTGATCAACCAAAGAGGCCAATGAACTTTGAGCTGAAGTGGCCCATTGATGTTCCATCACTAGAGCtagaagaagaaatagaagacGCGCGGCTGCAAGAGTCCACAATCATAAGCCTTAAAATACCAGGGACTAGAAGGAAT AAAACTGAAGGAATGGGTTTAGAAGGGAATTGGAGTTTTGCAACTAAACCCTTTGACGGCGTCGGCGGACCAGAGCTTCAAAATACCATTTGA
- the LOC131648022 gene encoding uncharacterized protein LOC131648022 — protein sequence MDSESEFPVPNRKESERIKEYFQTESQFMADRGYYAPFKNICLRKRAVAVIDMVWRIISSDTYIPYLAMNYFDRLVSRYKGILTDPAVEGRNDAEKLRLFTICCLILAAKMRINNFSVDRFLRALEALKAMKEVITHQMVKKAEYLILDAIHWKLLPVTAFCFLNHYYPYFKEFGGFKRRCINEIIVQAQGEITFVEYTPSQIALSAFLAASKMAYPSKYDKIQNPSNFHKFDNEEEVKKCVNHMIKLCNRLDIDIEPAESGIGSSCSIVVLRPREETKEVGTSKVKEIQQRNSMAVVGDSSNSKAPVVISCEEKEKEDGIAVINGVGTSTVKEIQHGNSKAVVVGSSEEKEKENGTVIINGVGTSKEKEIQQGIGKGLVVGSSEEKEKEDGTVIINGVGTSKVKEIQQGNGKGVVVNFCEEENEDEEVRTALIQRSQVMRNTDPSQVPVLMQVDVIQRPIDDIDRVEAIIRRSLEKRKAVEAEEPQLQMGGSSSDIVDHVEPMNFELKWMAGAKASARP from the exons ATGGATTCCGAATCAGAGTTCCCCGTTCCTAATCGGAAGGAATCCGAACGCATAAAGGAGTACTTTCAAACTGAATCTCAATTCATGGCTGATAGGGGCTACTACGCACCGTTCAAGAACATTTGCTTACGGAAGCGTGCTGTTGCAGTAATCGACATG GTCTGGAGGATTATTTCTTCTGATACGTATATTCCGTATCTTGCTATGAACTATTTTGATCGTCTTGTTTCAAGATACAAAGGGATCTTGACG GATCCTGCCGTGGAAGGTCGCAATGATGCTGAAAAACTTCGATTGTTCACAATCTGTTGTCTCATCTTAGCCGCCAAGATGAGGATAAATAACTTCTCTGTTGATCGGTTTTTG AGAGCCTTGGAAGCCTTGAAAGCCATGAAAGAGGTTATAACTCATCAGATGGTAAAGAAAGCGGAGTATCTCATTCTTGATGCAATTCATTGGAAATTGCTACCGGTGACTGCCTTCTGCTTTCTGAACCACTATTACCCTTACTTCAAAGAATTCGGGGGTTTTAAACGTCGTTGCATCAATGAGATCATAGTTCAAGCTCAGGGAG AGATCACATTTGTTGAGTACACGCCTTCTCAGATTGCATTGTCCGCGTTTCTGGCTGCTTCCAAAATGGCATACCCCTCAAAATATGACAAAATACAAAATCCTTCTAACTTTCACAAATTTGACAATGAA GAGGAGGTGAAGAAATGTGTGAATCACATGATAAAGCTTTGCAATAGATTGGACATCGATATTGAGCCTGCTGAATCAGGAATTGGCTCTTCTTGTAGTATAGTTGTGCTAAGACCCCGAGAGGAAACCAAAGAAGTTGGAACTTCAAAGGTAAAGGAAATCCAACAAAGAAATAGCATGGCTGTGGTGGGGGATTCAAGCAACAGCAAGGCGCCGGTGGTGATTTCATgtgaggaaaaagaaaaagaagatgggATTGCAGTAATCAACGGGGTTGGAACTTCAACGGTAAAGGAAATCCAACATGGCAATAGCAAGGCGGTTGTGGTGGGTTcaagtgaagaaaaagaaaaagaaaatgggaCTGTGATAATCAATGGGGTTGGAACTTCAAAGGAAAAGGAAATCCAACAAGGCATTGGCAAGGGTCTGGTGGTGGGTTcaagtgaagaaaaagaaaaagaagatgggACTGTGATAATCAACGGGGTTGGAACTTCAAAGGTAAAGGAAATCCAACAAGGCAATGGCAAGGGTGTGGTGGTGAATTTCtgtgaagaagaaaatgaagatgaagaagtcaGAACTGCGTTAATCCAGCGAAGTCAAGTCATGCGCAACACAGATCCTTCTCAGGTGCCGGTGCTCATGCAGGTGGATGTGATCCAACGCCCAATAGATGATATAGACAGGGTTGAGGCTATAATCCGACGATCACTGGAAAAGCGTAAGGCAGTAGAGGCTGAAGAGCCACAGCTACAGATGGGTGGATCAAGTTCAGATATTGTAGATCATGTTGAACCAATGAACTTTGAGCTGAAGTGGATGGCTGGAGCAAAGGCATCAGCACGTCCTTAA
- the LOC131651128 gene encoding uncharacterized protein LOC131651128, translated as MHPQSWFADLNEKEKQVIVSYSDVEILFVASKDFYSSAENIFFRRLAVAMISQLAKTIDPDTLIPYLAMNYFDRFFSKRNSILEEVEGYFDNVKVRLIAIACFTIAAKMRIKDFSIEQFLITHYRIVNLRISHHMVMRTELLILRELLWEMLPVTPFIFLNFYYRFFKKYGGFKRRCINEIIVQAQGEHTFVDYYPTMIAMSALLAASRIAYGRLYREIVIPFTIDKVVPLALQDKVFVCVDEMVDLCNRLNIQIETPESRTPSTSELTESQQNFDTPEFGTPYTSELQESQQSIDTPELGTPSTSELKESQQNKGKAAMVYDSSKEEDDDEEDDTAFMRFLQDMGERTKTSRALKISENVEGENKKLEKGETSGGGYKAKIECIIRQPLEKGKAVAGEKMEGYISEIAELEELKSLMNFELKWSEIVPSTEPQSQTVNRSKSKGKFLRTAKKLSRRDCKTGNFAFLSKIVENWYILEKYIALLPKILELSVKKYRYFGPGLEYYHGHKLLINNLVL; from the exons ATGCATCCTCAGAGCTGGTTCGCCGATCTTAATGAAAAGGAGAAGCAAGTTATAGTGAGCTACTCCGATGTAGAGATATTATTCGTGGCCAGCAAAGACTTCTACAGTAGCGCTGAGAACATTTTTTTCCGCAGGCTCGCCGTTGCAATGATCTCCCAG CTCGCGAAGACGATTGATCCTGATACACTTATTCCGTATCTTGCTATGAACTATTTTGATCGCTTTTTTTCCAAGCGCAATTCGATCTTGGAG GAGGTCGAAGGGTACTTCGATAATGTAAAAGTTCGTTTGATTGCTATTGCTTGTTTCACCATAGCTGCCAAGATGAGGATAAAAGACTTCTCAATTGAACAGTTTTTGATTACTCATTATAGGATTGTGAATTTGAGGATAAGTCATCATATGGTGATGAGAACGGAGCTACTCATTCTCCGTGAGCTTTTGTGGGAAATGCTACCGGTGACTCCCTTTATCTTTCTGAACTTCTACTACCGTTTCTTCAAAAAGTACGGTGGTTTTAAGCGTCGTTGCATCAATGAGATAATAGTTCAAGCTCAAGGAG AGCACACCTTCGTTGACTATTATCCTACTATGATAGCAATGTCCGCTCTTCTGGCTGCTTCCAGAATTGCATATGGCAGACTGTATAGAGAAATTGTAATTCCCTTCACAATTGACAAAGTTGTGCCCTTG GCGCTTCAGGATAAGGTCTTTGTTTGTGTGGACGAGATGGTTGATCTTTGCAATAGATTGAACATCCAAATTGAGACCCCTGAATCAAGAACTCCTTCCACTTCAGAGTTAACAGAAAGCCAACAAAACTTTGATACGCCTGAATTTGGAACTCCCTACACTTCAGAGTTACAGGAAAGCCAACAAAGCATTGATACCCCTGAATTAGGAACTCCCTCCACTTCAGAGTTAAAGGAAAGCCAACAAAACAAGGGCAAGGCGGCGATGGTATATGATTCAtctaaagaagaagatgatgacgaAGAAGATGATACTGCGTTTATGAGGTTTTTACAGGACATGGGCGAGAGGACGAAGACTTCTCGGGCGCTGAAGATATCAGAGAATGTTGAGGGAGAAAACAAAAAACTGGAGAAGGGAGAGACATCTGGTGGTGGTTATAAGGCCAAAATTGAGTGTATAATCCGACAACCGTTGGAAAAGGGCAAGGCAGTAGCTGGTGAGAAGATGGAGGGATACATTTCAGAAATTGCAGAGCTTGAAGAACTAAAGAGCCTAATGAACTTTGAACTGAAGTGGTCCGAAATTGTTCCATCCACTGAACCGCAATCACAAACAGTTAACCGTTCTAAGTCAAAAGGAAAATTTCTAAGAACTGCCAAGAAATTAAGTCGTCGTGACTGCAAAACCG GAAATTTTGCGTTTTTATCAAAAATTGTGGAAAACTGGTATATTTTGGAAAAATATATCGCACTTTTACCGAAAATACTGGAATTGTCGGTGAAGAAATACAG ATATTTCGGTCCAGGTCTGGAGTATTATCATGGGCATAAACTATTGATAAACAACTTGGTATTATAA